The following are encoded together in the Strongyloides ratti genome assembly S_ratti_ED321, chromosome : 2 genome:
- a CDS encoding DNA-directed RNA polymerase II subunit RPB4, with protein sequence MVSHNDGKMESEGVLEDAAELLFPKEFEVASSDTLMTSEVFLLLDHRRQQNEKKEEIEELNPVFLKTLEYTRRLARFKNREAIRAVRVLFGQKADIMHKFEIAQLANLLPETAEEAKSLIPSLQAKIDDDALEEFLKEVIHKKTFQ encoded by the exons atggTTAGTCATAATGATGGCAAAATGGAGAGTGAAGGTGTTTTGGAAGATGCTGCTGAACTTTTATTTCCTAAag AATTTGAGGTTGCCAGTTCTGATACATTAATGACATCTGAAGTTTTTCTTCTCCTTGATCATAGGAGACAACAAAATGAAAAGAAAGAAGAGATTGAAGAATTAAATCCTGTTTTTTTAAAGACACTTGAATATACTAGACGTTTAGCACGTTTCAAAAACCGTGAAGCTATTCGTGCCGTTAGAGTATTGTTTGGTCAAAAAGCAGATATTATGCATAAATTTGAAATTGCTCAGCTTGCAAATCTTTTACCTGAAACTGCCGAAGAAGCTAAATCTCTAATACCAAGTTTGCAAGCAAAAATTGACGACGATGCTTTGGAAGAATTTTTGAAAGAagttattcataaaaaaacatttcaataa
- a CDS encoding Epidermal growth factor-like domain and EGF-like calcium-binding domain-containing protein, translating to MKSCFVPIPRFNERGGYYSMLDTVSRLGRIAAYMRVFRRYIKAPNGLSDFSKLFPDYEFELDSKIMESCTEHIWICVDTISKAIESRASIFFHVDPTNDIETFDLNEEIITEKLTNNMFEQDYTIAYILCFLTTNRSPCLKHLPFCKYRVDSKYNKWPTKAFNFKNKHFVRDEFFYNYFGQHEPIDTLGEFEPWKCAEESFCPDPCCGRWEKRSETCIALDRCPTQKDGDSLIVKHCELFTLLNRNFEDIVKNNWNTTCSCQKGKYEYDLDLQICVDIDECQKEVGRCGRNQECVNYIGSYACLCRLGFIKTKNGSCIANHNVRKNDWHSHNYSPLQTNNYS from the exons atgaaatcCTGTTTTGTTCCAATACCAAGGTTTAATGAACGTGGTGGATACTATTCTATGTTAGATACAGTTTCTAGACTAGGTCGAATAGCAGCTTACATGAGAGTTTTTCGCAGATATATTAAAGCCCCAAATGGTTTGTCCGATTTTTCAAAACTATTTCCTGATTATGAATTTGAGTTAGATTCAAAAATAATGGAATCATGTACAGAGCATATATGG atttgTGTTGATACAATCTCAAAAGCAATTGAATCAAGGGctagtattttttttcatgtaGATCCAACAAACGATATAGAAACATTTGATTTAAATGAAGAAATTATAACAGAAAAACTTACAAATAATATGTTTGAACAAGATTATACTATAgcatatatattatgttttttGACGACAAACAGAAGTCCCTGTTTAAAACATTTAccattttgtaaatatagaGTAGATTCTAAATACAATAAg tgGCCAACAAAAGcattcaattttaaaaataagcaTTTTGTAAGAGATGAATTTTTCTATAACTATTTTGGTCAACATGAACCAATTGATACATTAGGAGAATTTGAACCATGGAAATGTGCAGAGGAAAGCTTTTGTCCAGATCCATGTTGTGGAAGATGGGAAAAGAGAAGTGAAACTTGCATTGCGTTAGATAGATGTCCTACACAAAAAGATGGAGATTCTCTTATAGTGAAACATTGCGAactttttacattattaaatcgtaattttgaagatattgttaaaaataattggaaTACAACTTGCAGTTGTCAAAAAGGAAAATATGAATATGATTTGGATCTTCAGATATGTGTTGATATAGACGAATGCCAAAAAGAAGTAGGAAGATGTGGAAGAAATCAAGAATGTGTTAATTATATAGGTAGTTATGCTTGTCTTTGTCGTTTAGggtttataaaaacaaaaaatggaAGTTGTATTGCGAATCATAATGTACGTAAAAATGATTGGCATAGTCATAACTATTCACCATTacaaacaaataattattcataa
- a CDS encoding Peptidase S1 domain and Peptidase S1A, chymotrypsin-type family and Trypsin-like cysteine/serine peptidase domain-containing protein codes for MFLLKCLFFFFLLNNVYSDFNEAIYIKNLIGNGDYFIVNDQSNTGLQSIKLNLAIHDKEICGTNLYDNKENIKTENFVKSKLHIEQKIMGGKKVKIAFEPWSVQIYYLNKFICGGTLVARNYIMSAAHCIVENCHSSKVNKNDIQKLEVLINYPGDETSNFIDKTLEGFHLPNLRRRIRSILLPSFSDSGNIQCQGENDFAILELDEYIPEGYGYACLPIFYPPMYTIYSSNFYIVGYGRNPYREERMMFNQNSFFQNNIEINNPFEYNENKIQKLEVGVLITYPACRIKSSIPASKGYICVYDKVDEGICDGDSGSGLFIKHKDIESYQQEQTILVGIVSKAASCLVGKDWVATNYQLYTDVFQHNNMYKKFFKNE; via the coding sequence atgtttttattaaaatgtttatttttcttttttttattaaataatgtatattCTGATTTTAATGAAgctatttatataaaaaacttaATTGGAAATGGtgattattttatagttaatgATCAATCAAATACAGGACTTCAGTCAATTAAACTTAATTTAGCTATACatgataaagaaatatgtggaacaaatttatatgataataaagagaatattaaaacagaaaattttgtaaaatcaaaattacatattgaacaaaaaattatgggaggtaaaaaagtaaaaatagcTTTTGAACCATGGTCTGTTCAAATatactatttaaataaatttatatgtgGTGGTACACTTGTAGCaagaaattatataatgTCTGCAGCTCATTGTATAGTTGAAAATTGTCATTCAtcaaaagtaaataaaaatgatattcaaaaattagaAGTTCTTATTAATTACCCAGGTGATGAGACtagtaattttattgataaaacaCTAGAAGGGTTTCACCTTCCTAATCTACGACGTCGTATTCGGTCTATATTACTACCATCATTTTCAGATAGCGGAAATATTCAATGTCAAGGAGAAAACGATTTTGCCATTTTGGAGTTGGATGAATATATTCCAGAAGGATATGGCTATGCATGTCTTCCTATTTTTTATCCACCTATGTATACAATTTATTCATCGAATTTTTACATTGTTGGTTATGGTAGAAATCCTTACAGAGAAGAAAGAATGATGTTTAATCAAAATAgcttttttcaaaataatattgaaattaataatCCTTTTGAAtacaatgaaaataaaattcaaaaacTTGAGGTTGGTGTATTAATTACCTATCCTGCCTGTCGCATAAAATCTTCAATTCCTGCTAGCAAAGGATATATTTGTGTATATGATAAAGTTGATGAAGGAATTTGTGATGGTGATAGTGGTAGTGgtctatttataaaacataaaGATATTGAATCTTATCAACAAGAACAAACAATACTAGTAGGTATTGTTTCTAAAGCGGCATCATGTTTAGTTGGAAAAGATTGGGTTGCAACTAACTATCAACTTTATACTGATGTTTTTCAACataataatatgtataaaaaattttttaaaaatgaataa
- a CDS encoding Segment polarity protein dishevelled gives MEVKRELKDDSELIAKAETNNILYLLTSEGSTVSEAVNHNIRPLKSIHNVPAPAPNGSIFGMNSIDAVYKQARHAFDNSMMTTDSESFISSIRPVDDYKHSYGTRNNRLLMGYGRGGRRNQFDDTESEFRALSDDESRVSTSTDITSVSRQHLYRRRKNRKKYRQPSRASSFTSITESSMCLDVITVTLNIDTVNFLGISIVGQSSARGDNGIYVANVMKGGAVALDGRIEPGDMILQVNDISFENFTNDQAVDVLRGAVARKGPIKLTVAKSFDSGAKSCINKPNIREEPVRPIDTEAWIQHTNAMCELMKKGVGMPSILEGSEGAPTPVPGQRGPYHNVVINNGRQSGSLVTSNDSDGTPSTVIGMTANQHHLPQQQQKLSIGMDHRQILRTMAMPNSGLDIKDRTWLKIPIPMCFLGSDLVDWLIEHVDGIRDRKEGKKFASELLKEKLISHVVNKNNFTEQCYYVFANNQDILNDGGYLPPPPPGITSIGTLSQNGQWTNNHHGPPSIISGYASMPISPFPGQNVILPPRVPVDLHSQASGTSNDGSSSSEHRRVKQSKVILPPAPSLNSVPTHYTSTGVLLKNGVPTRIDQMPSDLSGSRQSFRIAMNNPYEFFIDNL, from the exons caaataatatattatatttattaacatcTGAAGGTAGTACTGTTTCAGAAGCAGTAAATCATAATATAAGACCTTTAAAATCTATACATAATGTTCCTGCTCCAGCACCTAATGGTAGTATTTTTGGAATGAATTCAATAGATGCTGTTTATAAGCAAGCAAGGCATGCTTTTGATAATAGTATGATGACAACAGATTCTGAATCTTTTATAAGTTCTATAAGACCGGTTGATGATTATAAACATTCTTATGGTACTAGGAATAATCGTTTGTTAATGGGTTATGGAAGAGGAGGTAGGAGAAATCAGTTTGATGATACAGAATCAGAGTTTCGTGCTCTTTCTGATGATGAATCTAGAGTATCAACATCAACAGATATTACTTCAGTATCAAGACAACATTTATATAGGAGAAGAAAAAATCGAAAGAAATATCGTCAACCTTCGAGAGCGTCATCATTTACTTCAATTACTGAATCATCTATGTGTTTAGATGTTATTACAGtaactttaaatattgatACTGTAAATTTCTTAGGAATATCAATTGTTGGTCAAAGTTCAGCAAGAGGGGATAATGGTATATATGTGGCTAATGTTATGAAAGGTGGTGCAGTGGCATTGGATGGTAGAATTGAACCAGGTGATATGATTTTACAAGTAAATGATATatcatttgaaaattttactaaTGATCAAGCTGTTGATGTATTAAGAGGTGCTGTAGCAAGAAAAGGACCAATTAAATTAACAGTAGCAAAAAGTTTTGACTCAGGTGCAAAGAGTTGCATTAACAAACCAAATATTAGAGAGGAACCTGTTCGACCTATTGATACAGAAGCATGGATTCAACATACAAATGCTATGTGTGAACTTATGAAGAAAGGTGTTGGTATGCCAAGTATTTTGGAAGGTTCCGAAGGTGCTCCTACACCTGTTCCTGGGCAACGTGGTCCTTATCACAATGttgttattaataatggAAGACAAAGTGGATCTCTAGTTACATCAAATGATTCTGATGGTACACCTAGCACAGTTATTGGAATGACTGCAAATCAACATCATCTACCTCAACAACAGCAAAAATTGTCTATTGGAATGGATCATAGGCAAATTTTAAGAACTATGGCTATGCCAAATTCAGGTTTAGATATTAAAGATAGGACTTGGCTAAAGATACCAATTCCAATGTGTTTTTTAGGATCAGATTTGGTTGATTGGTTAATAGAACATGTTGATGGTATACGTGATCGCAAAGAAGGAAAGAAATTTGCATCAGAATTATTAAAGGAGAAATTGATATCACATgttgttaataaaaacaattttactGAACAATGCTACTATGTATTTG cCAACAATCAAGATATACTTAATGATGGAGGATATTTACCACCACCACCACCTGGTATTACAAGTATTGGGACGTTGTCTCAAAATGGACAATGGACAAATAATCATCACGGACCACCATCAATT atttCTGGTTATGCTTCTATGCCAATTTCTCCATTTCCAGGTCAGAATGTAATCTTGCCTCCACGTGTTCCAGTAGATCTTCATTCACAAGCTTCAGGTACTTCAAATGATGGTAGTTCAAGTTCAGAACATCGTCGTGTTAAGCAGTCAAAAGTAATACTTCCACCTGCACCCTCATTAAATTCAGTACCGACACATTATACATCAACGggagttttattaaaaaatgggGTTCCAACTAGAATTGATCAAATGCCAAGTGACTTGTCAGGAAGTAGACAAAGTTTTCGAATAGCAATGAATAATCCatatgaattttttattgataatttgtaa
- a CDS encoding N-glycosylase/DNA lyase — MPVINIPKNVLNLEIVLFNGQSFRWRSRKTLISTEYYGVAYNRVWKIEQLNDKTLKYEILHSFTKTNEDKDHAIFNHYFNLDVNVTSLSKEWINDKYFKKVINEHPNLLGIRILNQEVFETIISFICSSNNNVPRISKMVEKFCQLYGECFEYDNMKFYSLPNVEKLQNISNLNEVLRKHSFGYRAKYIADTILMINKLGGSKFLETLQTKSTEEARTQLLKFCGVGRKVADCILLMGLRHYHVVPCDVHVKRLVKKNYLSSLDEKKFKDKDVHDVQEFFELKFGKYAGWVQSILFTVQLLSLKI, encoded by the exons atgcctgttattaatattcctaaaaatgtattgaatcttgaaattgttttatttaatggtCAAAGTTTCAG ATGGCGATCAagaaaaacattaatttcaACAGAATATTATGGTGTTGCTTATAATAGAGTATGGAAAATTGAACAACTTAatgataaaacattaaaatatgaaattttaCACTCTTTTACAAAGACAAATGAAGACAAAGATCATGCTATATtcaatcattattttaatttagatGTTAATGTAACTTCACTTTCAAAAGAATggataaatgataaatattttaaaaaagtaataaatgaACATCCAAATTTACTTGGaataagaatattaaatCAAGAGGTTTTTGAGacaataatttcttttatatgttcttcaaataataatgtacCTAGAATATCAAAAATGGTTGAAAAATTTTGTCAGTTATATGGTGAATGTTTTGAATATGAtaatatgaaattttattctttaccaaatgttgaaaaattacaaaatatttctaatttaaaTGAAGTTTTAAGAAAACATTCATTTGGATATCGTGCAAAATATATTGCAGAtacaattttaatgattaataaattagGTGGATCCAAATTTTTAGAAACACTTCAAACTAAAAGTACGGAGGAAGCTAGAACACAgctattaaaattttgtggTGTTGGTAGAAAAGTAGCAGATTGTATATTACTTATGGGTTTACGTCATTATCATGTGGTACCTTGTGATGTCCATGTGAAAAGATtagtcaaaaaaaattatttatcatcaTTAGACGAAAAAAAGTTCAAAGATAAAGATGTACACGATGTACAAGAATTTTTTGAGTTAAAATTTGGAAAATATGCAGGTTGGGTTcaatcaattttatttacagtACAATTGTTAtcattgaaaatttaa
- a CDS encoding Seryl-tRNA synthetase encodes MVLNIESFREEKGGDVALIVENQKKRFKDVSVVDEIVKFDKLWREQRFQLDGLNRSKNVVNKVIGDKMKKKENQGPEDSPVPEEILKKLDSLLADDLNTLNVHALKKISPLIDQASIQLKIDMTESEKKRDKLLVSVGNWLHKSVVVSNDEDDNEVVKTFGDCETTKKYSHFDLVTMIDGYDSERGVRVAGSRGYFLKEPLVFLELALVHYALQMLSDAGYTALYPPFFMRKEIMSEVAQLSQFDEELYKLNEKGSNESEDSGDDKYLIATSEQPIAGFHKDEWLGAEDLPIKYSGFSTCFRQEAGSHGRDTRGIFRVHQFEKVEQFVICSPRDNISWEMFDEMIKNAETFYQALKIPYRIVNIVSGELNLAASKKYDLEAWFPGSKAFRELVSCSNCTDYQARNLKIRFGRSKKNNREIEYVHMLNSTMCATTRAMCAIMENYQTPDGILVPDVLKPWMPKKYKEILPFVKAAPIDIESLKTKDKK; translated from the exons ATGGTTCTTAATATTGAGTCTTTTCGTGAAGAGAAAGGTGGTGACGTTGCCTTGATAGTTGAAAACCAGAAAAAACGTTTTAAGGATGTCAGTGTTGTTGAtgaaattgtaaaatttgaCAAACTTTGGAGAGAgc aacgTTTTCAATTGGATGGATTAAATAGATCTAAAAATGTagtaaataaagttattggagataagatgaaaaaaaaagaaaatcaaGGACCAGAAGATTCTCCTGTACcagaagaaattttaaaaaaacttgaTTCACTTTTAGCTGATGATTTAAATACACTTAATGTTCATgctttaaaaaagataagtCCATTAATAGATCAAGCTTcaattcaattaaaaattgatatgaCTGAGTCTGAAAAAAAGCGTGACAAATTACTTGTATCTGTTGGAAATTGGCTTCACAAATCTGTAGTAGTCAGTAATGATGAGGATGACAACGAAGTAGTTAAAACTTTTGGAGATTGTGAAacaactaaaaaatattcacaTTTTGATCTTGTTACAATGATTGATGGTTATGATTCAGAACGGGGTGTTCGTGTTGCTGGTTCTCGTGGCTATTTTCTTAAAGAACCACTTGTTTTCTTAGAATTGGCTTTAGTACATTATGCTCTTCAAATGCTTAGTGATGCTGGGTATACAGCTTTATATCCACCATTTTTCATGAGAAAAGAAATTATGTCAGAGGTAGCACAACTTTCACAATTTGATGAAGaactttataaattaaatgaaaaaggAAGTAATGAGAGTGAAGATAGTGGTGATGACAAATATCTTATTGCTACTTCAGAACAACCAATAGCAGGTTTTCATAAAGATGAATGGTTGGGAGCAGAAGATCTTCCTATAAAATATTCCGGTTTTTCAACATGTTTCCGTCAAGAGGCAGGTTCACATGGTCGTGATACTCGTGGAATATTTCGTGTACATCAATTTGAAAAAGTTGAACAATTTGTAATATGTTCTCCACGTGATAATATTTCATGGGAAATGTTTGAtgaaatgattaaaaatgcTGAAACATTTTATCAAGCTTTAAAAATTCCTTATCGTATTGTTAATATTGTTTCTGGAGAATTAAATTTAGCAgcttcaaaaaaatatgatctTGAAGCATGGTTCCCAGGTTCAAAAGCTTTTAGAGAACTTGTATCATGTTCTAATTGTACTGATTATCAAGCTCGTAACCTTAAAATTAGATTTGGAagatctaaaaaaaataatagagaGATTGAATATGTTCATATGCTTAATTCTACTATGTGTGCAACGACACGTGCTATGTGTGCTATTATGGAGAATTACCAAACTCCAGATGGTATTTTGGTTCCAGATGTTTTAAAACCATGGATgccaaaaaaatataaagaaatccTTCCATTTGTCAAAGCAGCACCAATTGATATTGAATCTTTAAAGACAAAAGacaagaaataa